A window of Cottoperca gobio chromosome 16, fCotGob3.1, whole genome shotgun sequence contains these coding sequences:
- the LOC115021856 gene encoding cholecystokinin-like produces the protein MPITAVMNVGICVCVVLLAALSSGSLNLPSQSMSLRDEGEALMSDSLHPPSPPHTRQARSAPAPPTGQLANYNQPQEDADARISLSQLLARLISRKGSASQTRSYLSSRASGLAPGHRIKDRDYQGWMDFGRRSAEEYEYAS, from the exons TCATGAATGTaggtatctgtgtgtgtgttgttctccTGGCTGCTCTGTCCAGCGGTTCCTTGAATTTGCCCTCACAGTCCatg TCCCTGAGAGACGAGGGTGAGGCTCTCATGTCAGACAGCCTGCatcccccctcacccccccacACACGGCAGGCCCGCTCGGCTCCAGCGCCCCCCACAGGGCAGCTCGCCAACTACAACCAACCCCAGGAGGACGCAGATGCTCGTATCAGCCTGAGTCAGCTCCTGGCCAGACTTATCTCTAGGAAAG GCTCTGCCTCCCAGACCAGATCCTACCTCAGCAGCAGAGCCAGCGGTCTGGCCCCCGGCCACAGGATAAAGGACAGAGATTACCAAGGCTGGATGGACTTTGGACGACGCAGTGCAGAGGAGTATGAATACGCCTCCTAA